In Gemmatimonadales bacterium, one DNA window encodes the following:
- a CDS encoding DegT/DnrJ/EryC1/StrS family aminotransferase, translated as MKLAIQGGTPIRTAPFPTYNSIGAEERRAVLEVLDSGVLSQFVGVWGPDFFGGPRVQALESAWAHHFGVGHAVSVNSATSGLYAAVGAAGVGPGDEVIVTPYTMSASAAAAIVYGAVPVFADIDPETFCLDPEAVRRLLTDRTRAVIGVDLFGHPAAWNELRTVTAGREIVLIEDTAQAPGARLGNRWAGTLADMGVFSLNYHKTIHSGEGGVVVTDDSRLAERLQLIRNHGEAVVKAKGHDDLVNMVGFNYRMTEIEAAIALEQLRKLEGLVQPRIDAADYLTAQLRGLTGLTPPTVREGVRHGYYVYAIKYDAEATGLSRGRFAEAVRAEGVPIHVGYVEPLYRQPMYRQGIALGRDGFPFRQQGRAPARYPDGLCPVAERMHEQELLYLTVCHAGVSRADLDDVVLAFEKVLRHAGVLEVV; from the coding sequence ATGAAGCTGGCTATTCAGGGTGGCACTCCGATCCGGACGGCCCCCTTTCCGACCTACAACTCCATCGGGGCCGAGGAGCGGCGTGCCGTGCTCGAGGTACTCGACAGCGGCGTGCTCTCGCAGTTCGTGGGTGTCTGGGGCCCCGACTTCTTCGGTGGACCGCGAGTACAGGCGCTGGAATCGGCCTGGGCCCATCATTTCGGGGTGGGCCATGCCGTCTCGGTCAACTCGGCCACGTCCGGGCTTTACGCGGCGGTTGGCGCGGCCGGGGTGGGGCCTGGGGACGAGGTCATCGTCACTCCATATACGATGAGTGCCTCGGCTGCCGCGGCCATCGTCTATGGCGCGGTACCGGTCTTTGCGGACATCGACCCCGAGACCTTCTGCCTCGACCCCGAGGCGGTCCGCCGTCTCCTGACCGATCGGACCCGCGCTGTTATCGGTGTCGATCTCTTCGGCCATCCGGCAGCATGGAACGAGTTGCGGACGGTCACGGCAGGTCGGGAGATCGTCCTGATCGAAGACACTGCGCAGGCACCGGGAGCCCGGCTGGGCAATCGCTGGGCGGGAACCCTGGCTGATATGGGCGTTTTCAGCCTCAATTATCACAAGACAATCCACAGCGGTGAGGGCGGCGTTGTTGTCACCGACGATTCGCGTCTGGCCGAACGGCTGCAGTTGATTCGCAACCATGGGGAGGCCGTCGTCAAAGCCAAGGGGCATGACGACCTGGTCAACATGGTTGGTTTCAACTATCGGATGACCGAGATCGAAGCGGCCATTGCTCTCGAACAGCTTCGCAAGCTCGAGGGCCTGGTCCAGCCTCGGATCGACGCTGCGGACTACCTGACGGCGCAGCTGCGAGGCCTGACCGGGCTGACTCCCCCGACCGTGCGCGAGGGTGTGCGGCACGGGTACTACGTCTACGCCATCAAGTACGACGCAGAGGCCACCGGACTGAGCCGCGGCCGCTTTGCCGAGGCCGTTCGGGCGGAAGGGGTGCCGATTCATGTCGGGTACGTCGAACCGCTCTACCGCCAGCCGATGTACCGCCAGGGTATCGCGCTGGGTCGCGACGGTTTTCCGTTTCGGCAGCAGGGCAGGGCACCCGCCCGCTATCCCGACGGGCTCTGCCCCGTGGCGGAGCGGATGCACGAGCAGGAACTGCTCTATCTCACGGTCTGCCATGCTGGCGTGAGCCGAGCCGACCTCGATGATGTTGTGCTGGCGTTCGAGAAGGTCCTCCGTCACGCCGGCGTACTCGAGGTCGTATGA
- a CDS encoding Gfo/Idh/MocA family oxidoreductase — protein MSMRAAVIGCGFIGAGTSVPGAGAQSHAAAWRDAGDVTLAALVEPDAARLASAGARWGVDALYLDVASMLEATRPELVSVASPDPTHADVLEQVLAAPSVRAVLAEKPLAMDVERAERLVRMADERDIILAVNYSRRYAPSYRRLASWLESAPIGTIHRVDGIYVRGIKHNGTHWLDLARWLAGEITEVRGHGAVEPGATDATIDAELRFASGAIGSLHGLREVDYSLFELDLLGSAGRVRVTGSGGRFEAWTSSPSRLFPGFFDLVPIDCPAGDLTDLLGHAVRDLLTALRTGRPPAGTAAAAVAALQLAAEAMAGAQAEEGRHATIGR, from the coding sequence GTGAGTATGCGGGCGGCGGTGATCGGCTGCGGTTTTATCGGTGCCGGAACGAGTGTTCCGGGCGCCGGAGCGCAGTCGCATGCCGCTGCCTGGCGGGATGCGGGAGACGTCACGCTCGCTGCGCTGGTCGAGCCCGACGCGGCGCGGCTGGCATCGGCGGGAGCGCGCTGGGGGGTCGACGCTCTCTACCTGGACGTTGCATCGATGCTCGAGGCCACCCGTCCCGAGCTCGTGAGCGTAGCCTCGCCCGATCCGACGCACGCCGATGTGCTCGAGCAGGTTCTGGCTGCTCCCTCGGTTCGTGCTGTTCTTGCGGAAAAGCCGCTTGCGATGGACGTCGAGCGGGCCGAGCGTCTCGTTCGTATGGCGGACGAGCGCGACATCATTCTGGCCGTCAACTACAGCCGTCGATATGCCCCAAGCTACCGGCGGTTGGCGTCATGGCTGGAATCCGCTCCGATCGGCACGATTCACCGGGTGGATGGCATCTACGTTCGCGGCATCAAGCACAACGGAACGCATTGGCTGGACCTGGCTCGCTGGCTGGCGGGCGAGATCACGGAGGTGCGAGGTCATGGCGCCGTCGAACCGGGCGCAACTGATGCCACCATCGACGCCGAGCTTCGCTTTGCTTCGGGCGCGATCGGTTCGCTGCATGGATTACGCGAGGTCGACTACTCGCTCTTTGAGCTGGATCTGCTTGGCTCGGCCGGTCGGGTACGCGTGACGGGGTCGGGGGGGCGCTTCGAAGCGTGGACCTCGTCGCCAAGCCGCCTGTTTCCTGGCTTCTTCGATCTGGTGCCGATCGACTGCCCGGCCGGCGATCTCACGGATCTGCTGGGTCACGCGGTTCGCGATCTGTTGACGGCCTTGAGGACCGGACGTCCGCCGGCGGGCACGGCGGCTGCGGCCGTGGCCGCCTTGCAGTTGGCCGCGGAGGCGATGGCAGGTGCGCAAGCTGAGGAGGGGCGCCATGCGACTATCGGTCGGTAG
- a CDS encoding methyltransferase domain-containing protein → MSTSTAQLSTWTSRFGKEYTDRNTLSLDEMDAAFAEQFGVSKSSIYRRFVGPDRLPGGRVLEVGCNIGLQLRLLEKANAGLELHGLEPQSYAIERARELAPHRHFHQGNAFALPFADGTYDLVFTHGVLIHIHPNDLPRALTEIVRVSRRYVLCHEYYAPETVEIPYHGQSGLLWKTDFARRYLEVAPGLREVERQLYPYSESTGGPGLVDQVVLFDKGAGA, encoded by the coding sequence ATGAGCACGTCGACTGCGCAGTTGTCAACCTGGACTTCGAGGTTCGGGAAGGAATACACCGACCGCAACACCCTCTCCCTGGACGAGATGGATGCGGCGTTCGCCGAGCAATTCGGCGTCAGCAAATCGAGCATCTACCGCCGCTTCGTCGGGCCCGATCGGCTCCCCGGCGGCCGGGTCCTCGAGGTCGGCTGCAACATCGGCCTCCAGCTCCGTTTGCTGGAGAAGGCGAATGCCGGGCTCGAGCTGCACGGCCTCGAGCCGCAGAGCTACGCCATCGAGCGTGCCCGGGAACTGGCGCCGCATCGTCACTTTCATCAGGGCAATGCTTTTGCCCTGCCGTTTGCAGACGGGACCTACGATCTGGTGTTTACGCACGGGGTGCTGATTCACATTCACCCGAACGACCTCCCCCGTGCACTTACGGAGATCGTCCGGGTCAGCCGGCGCTATGTCTTGTGTCACGAGTACTACGCGCCTGAGACCGTCGAGATCCCGTACCACGGACAGAGCGGCCTGCTCTGGAAGACCGACTTTGCGCGTCGGTACCTCGAGGTTGCGCCGGGGCTTCGTGAGGTCGAGCGGCAGCTGTACCCGTACAGCGAGTCGACCGGTGGTCCTGGCCTGGTGGATCAGGTGGTGCTGTTCGACAAGGGCGCGGGCGCGTGA
- a CDS encoding glycosyltransferase family protein, producing MKTVITIEARMRSSRLPGKVLRPILGQPMLALMVERLRRVRLADEIVVATTVHEADEPIVALAEALGVGCYRGSEEDVLSRVLGAATEAGAELIVETTADCPLIDPGVIDQVIQTFATNDVDYCSNVLSPTYPRGMDVQVFPTAVLADVAAQTDDPDDREHVSLYIYQHPDQYRLLNVASGLDPSAASLRLTVDTSEDFELATRIYQELYPIDRRFALHDILTLLARYPELHTINSHVRQKAVRERIA from the coding sequence ATGAAAACGGTGATCACGATCGAGGCACGGATGCGCTCGAGTCGCTTGCCAGGCAAAGTGCTCCGCCCCATTCTCGGGCAGCCGATGCTGGCCCTGATGGTCGAGCGTCTCCGCCGGGTGCGCCTGGCGGACGAGATCGTCGTTGCCACGACGGTCCATGAAGCGGACGAGCCGATTGTGGCGCTGGCCGAGGCACTCGGCGTGGGCTGCTATCGCGGCAGCGAAGAGGACGTGCTGTCCCGAGTGCTGGGCGCCGCAACGGAGGCCGGGGCCGAGTTGATCGTCGAAACGACGGCGGATTGCCCGTTGATCGACCCTGGCGTGATCGACCAGGTCATCCAGACGTTCGCTACGAATGATGTCGACTACTGCTCCAACGTCCTTTCGCCCACCTATCCCAGGGGAATGGACGTCCAGGTCTTTCCAACCGCGGTGCTGGCGGACGTTGCGGCGCAGACGGACGATCCCGATGATCGGGAGCACGTCTCGCTCTATATCTACCAGCATCCGGATCAGTACCGGCTGCTCAACGTGGCCAGTGGCCTCGACCCTTCCGCCGCGTCGCTTCGCCTGACGGTCGACACGTCCGAGGATTTCGAGTTGGCGACCCGGATCTATCAGGAGCTCTATCCGATCGATCGCCGGTTCGCGCTCCACGACATTCTGACGCTGCTGGCCCGGTATCCCGAGCTGCATACCATCAACAGTCATGTTCGGCAGAAGGCCGTTCGCGAGAGGATTGCATGA
- the pseI gene encoding pseudaminic acid synthase encodes MTIQIGSISVGAGHPCFLVAELSGNHNGDLGRALATVHAAKQAGAHAIKLQTYTADTLTIRSTRPEFVVPGTGPWAGRTLYDLYQEAHTPWDWHERLFEGARAIGLEIFSTPFDRTAVELLQRLGAPAYKVASFELVDDGLLREVAATGKPVVLSTGMATQAEIRRAVTILRDAGVRDLISLRCTSSYPAPDSEMHLTTLPALAELTGGPVGLSDHSMGIVASIVAVAQGAVMIEKHFTLDRAAGGVDSHFSLEPDEFRALADAVGRASAMLGRPAFGAGVAEEGSVTFRRSLYVVEDVPQGAPFTEQNVRSIRPGLGLAPRHRDAVLGQRARFDVERGTPLSWELVDGVMEAAR; translated from the coding sequence ATGACGATTCAGATCGGCAGCATCTCAGTCGGTGCCGGGCACCCGTGCTTCCTCGTCGCCGAGTTGTCGGGCAACCACAACGGCGATCTTGGCCGCGCGCTGGCAACGGTACATGCCGCCAAGCAGGCGGGTGCGCACGCTATCAAGCTCCAGACCTACACAGCTGACACGCTGACGATTCGTTCGACTCGCCCGGAGTTTGTCGTGCCAGGTACTGGCCCCTGGGCGGGGCGGACCCTCTACGATCTGTACCAGGAGGCGCATACACCGTGGGACTGGCATGAGCGCCTGTTCGAAGGGGCCAGGGCTATCGGCCTCGAGATCTTTTCGACCCCCTTTGACCGTACGGCCGTGGAACTGCTGCAACGGCTCGGCGCTCCAGCGTACAAGGTCGCGTCGTTCGAGCTGGTTGATGACGGGCTGCTCCGCGAGGTGGCTGCGACCGGGAAACCGGTTGTGCTTTCCACCGGGATGGCCACCCAGGCTGAGATTCGCCGCGCGGTCACGATTCTCCGTGACGCCGGCGTTCGCGACCTGATCAGCCTGCGCTGCACCAGCAGCTACCCTGCGCCAGACTCGGAGATGCATCTGACCACGCTCCCGGCGCTGGCAGAACTGACGGGCGGTCCGGTGGGATTGTCCGACCACAGCATGGGCATCGTCGCGTCGATCGTGGCGGTGGCTCAAGGCGCGGTGATGATCGAGAAGCATTTCACGCTGGACCGCGCTGCGGGCGGAGTGGACAGTCACTTCTCCCTCGAACCTGACGAGTTTCGCGCCCTTGCCGATGCGGTCGGTCGGGCCAGCGCGATGCTGGGTCGTCCGGCCTTCGGCGCTGGGGTCGCGGAGGAGGGGAGCGTCACCTTCCGGCGCTCGCTTTACGTCGTCGAGGACGTGCCGCAGGGAGCGCCGTTTACCGAGCAGAATGTGCGTTCGATCCGTCCCGGGCTCGGGCTGGCACCGCGCCATCGGGATGCGGTGCTCGGGCAGCGTGCCCGGTTCGACGTGGAGCGGGGGACGCCGTTGTCCTGGGAACTGGTCGATGGAGTGATGGAGGCGGCACGATGA
- a CDS encoding GNAT family N-acetyltransferase: protein MRLRSAERADAYALWLWANDAVTREASGARPVIDWAGHIDWFDRRLGSPSALIYIGENPNEQPVGSIRFESQDGWRTSVLSYVVAPEVRGRGYGRALLVEGAEAVRAVHPGVVLTAEVTTTNTRSTRLFEFLGWEELTPVGGRRQFADRRVASV from the coding sequence ATGCGACTTCGTAGCGCGGAACGTGCCGATGCATATGCCTTGTGGCTCTGGGCCAATGACGCGGTAACGCGCGAGGCGTCCGGAGCGCGTCCGGTGATCGACTGGGCCGGTCACATCGACTGGTTCGATCGTCGCCTGGGGTCGCCATCGGCGCTGATCTACATCGGCGAGAACCCCAACGAGCAGCCGGTTGGCTCGATCCGGTTCGAAAGCCAGGACGGCTGGCGGACCTCGGTCCTGAGCTATGTGGTGGCACCCGAAGTGCGGGGCCGCGGCTACGGCCGGGCCCTGCTGGTCGAGGGTGCGGAGGCGGTGCGGGCCGTGCATCCCGGAGTTGTGCTAACGGCAGAAGTCACGACGACCAACACCCGGTCGACACGTTTGTTCGAGTTCCTTGGCTGGGAAGAGCTGACGCCGGTCGGGGGTCGTCGGCAGTTTGCCGATCGAAGGGTAGCAAGCGTATGA
- the pseC gene encoding UDP-4-amino-4,6-dideoxy-N-acetyl-beta-L-altrosamine transaminase: MSGFLPYGRHQISDADIAAVTEALRASHITQGPLVERFEQALAEYTGAEYAVAFNSGTAALHAAYAAAEIGPGRNVLTSPITFVATANAALYLGGHVAFADVDPATGLIDPDSTDDRAEPQTAAVVPVHFGGEVAPVEALSAIGQARGWVVIEDAAHAIGARYRATDGQEYRVGECAHSLMCCFSFHPVKQMTTGEGGAVTTNDPALYRRLKRFRTHGITREPSEVGAAEGPWYYEQHELGFNYRLTDFQSALGMSQLARLPEWIERRRAVAAWYENRLAGIDDVTPLRRPAGSIGAHHLFVVRVPPDRRRRVYEELVRQGVGANVHYIPVYHQPFYRQRGFSRMALPGAESYYGSALTLPLFPAMTEADVDRVVTAVESAVQTEAAA; encoded by the coding sequence ATGAGCGGATTCCTTCCCTATGGCCGGCACCAGATCTCTGACGCGGACATTGCGGCCGTGACGGAGGCGTTGCGAGCGTCGCACATTACGCAGGGACCGCTGGTCGAGCGATTCGAGCAGGCCTTGGCGGAGTATACCGGTGCCGAGTATGCGGTTGCGTTCAACAGCGGAACAGCGGCGCTGCACGCAGCCTATGCAGCCGCCGAGATCGGCCCTGGCCGGAACGTTCTGACCAGCCCGATCACCTTTGTCGCAACTGCCAATGCCGCGCTCTATCTCGGTGGGCACGTGGCCTTTGCCGATGTCGATCCGGCAACCGGCCTGATCGATCCCGACTCGACCGACGATCGGGCCGAGCCGCAGACGGCGGCCGTCGTTCCCGTTCACTTTGGCGGCGAGGTGGCTCCAGTCGAGGCGCTGAGTGCCATTGGTCAGGCGCGAGGCTGGGTGGTGATCGAGGATGCTGCCCATGCCATTGGCGCAAGGTACCGCGCGACCGATGGGCAGGAGTATCGGGTTGGGGAGTGTGCTCACAGCCTGATGTGCTGCTTCAGCTTCCACCCGGTCAAGCAGATGACGACAGGGGAAGGAGGGGCCGTCACGACGAACGACCCAGCCCTGTATCGTCGCCTCAAGCGGTTCCGAACCCACGGCATCACGCGCGAACCAAGCGAGGTCGGTGCGGCGGAGGGGCCTTGGTACTATGAGCAGCACGAACTCGGCTTCAACTACCGCCTGACTGATTTTCAGAGCGCGTTGGGCATGTCGCAGCTGGCACGGCTGCCCGAGTGGATCGAGCGTCGGCGGGCGGTCGCGGCTTGGTATGAGAACCGGCTGGCTGGTATCGACGATGTCACGCCCCTCAGGCGGCCTGCGGGGTCGATCGGTGCGCATCATCTGTTCGTGGTCCGGGTTCCGCCGGATCGTCGGCGCCGGGTGTACGAAGAGCTGGTACGCCAGGGAGTCGGCGCCAATGTGCACTATATCCCGGTCTATCACCAGCCCTTCTATCGACAGCGCGGGTTCAGCCGGATGGCGCTCCCGGGGGCCGAGTCGTACTACGGGTCTGCCCTGACGCTGCCACTCTTCCCGGCGATGACGGAAGCAGACGTCGATCGCGTCGTGACCGCCGTGGAGTCGGCGGTCCAGACCGAGGCCGCAGCGTGA
- the pseB gene encoding UDP-N-acetylglucosamine 4,6-dehydratase (inverting), giving the protein MFLEGQSILITGGTGSFGRAFVKTVLERYEPRRVIVYSRDELKQYEMAEQIRDKRIRFFLGDVRDLPRLQRAMSGVQVVVHAAALKQVPAAEYNPFECIKTNVLGGQNVIEAALNTGVEKVIALSTDKAANPANLYGATKLCSDKLFIAANAYAAGRGPMMSVVRYGNVVGSRGSVVPFFLKARRNGVLPITDPRMTRFWITLEQGVAFVLDSLRRMHGGELFVPKIPSTDIMTLVEALAPQCRTEVIGIRPGEKLHELMISEDDARRTVDMGSHYVLQPQQSWWDDAVTSSGTIVPEGFEYRSDTNPERLGVTEVRDLLGSLGLD; this is encoded by the coding sequence ATGTTTCTCGAAGGTCAATCGATCCTCATTACGGGTGGTACTGGTTCGTTCGGACGCGCCTTCGTCAAGACGGTGCTCGAGCGGTACGAGCCGCGCCGCGTCATCGTCTACAGTCGCGACGAACTGAAGCAGTATGAGATGGCTGAGCAGATCCGCGACAAGCGGATTCGGTTCTTCCTGGGCGACGTTCGTGATCTTCCGCGGCTCCAGCGAGCCATGTCCGGCGTGCAGGTAGTAGTGCACGCGGCGGCGCTCAAGCAGGTCCCTGCTGCGGAGTACAATCCCTTCGAGTGCATCAAGACCAACGTGCTCGGCGGTCAGAATGTCATCGAGGCCGCGCTCAACACGGGCGTCGAGAAGGTGATTGCGCTTTCGACCGACAAAGCCGCGAACCCGGCAAACCTCTACGGCGCAACCAAGCTCTGCTCCGACAAGCTCTTTATCGCCGCCAACGCGTATGCAGCCGGTCGCGGACCGATGATGAGCGTGGTGCGGTACGGCAATGTGGTCGGGAGCCGCGGCTCGGTGGTGCCGTTCTTCCTCAAGGCACGCCGCAACGGTGTGCTGCCGATTACCGATCCGCGGATGACGCGATTCTGGATCACCCTCGAGCAAGGGGTTGCTTTCGTGCTCGACTCCCTGCGGCGGATGCATGGTGGTGAGCTCTTCGTGCCCAAGATCCCCTCGACCGACATCATGACGCTGGTCGAGGCGCTGGCGCCCCAGTGCCGGACCGAGGTGATCGGCATTCGGCCGGGTGAGAAGCTTCATGAGCTGATGATCAGCGAAGACGATGCCCGGCGCACCGTCGACATGGGGTCACACTACGTTCTCCAGCCGCAGCAGTCGTGGTGGGACGATGCCGTGACGAGTTCCGGAACCATCGTTCCGGAGGGGTTCGAGTATCGAAGCGACACCAATCCCGAGCGGCTCGGCGTCACCGAAGTGCGCGACTTGCTCGGATCCCTCGGGCTCGACTGA
- a CDS encoding tetratricopeptide repeat protein: MIAAVPALTDFDRGLAAQRSGDVQRAIAAYQRTIASDPRHAAAHFNLGHLLRAQQDLAGAALAFEAAAQLRPSAADAWLHLGVSREGLGQLEPAIAAYRRAVELGGTLRGTALFNIGNVLRKQGQLVAAGAAFAEAADAAPQAADVWLNLGNVQRELGRLTDARTSLQRAIQLKPDWAEASWNLGLVELADGRLPEGWSGYAHRWARAGLPGPTALPWAHWQGESLEGKRILGWGEQGVGDEILFATCVPDLVDAGASVTLAVDRRLVSLYARSLPDVEVVAHGEWGTEAFDYQAPLGDLPGRLRASRAAFRPRWSQLVPAPAQIAGWTERLRALSGPLRVGLCWRSGLNTGERRRYYPTLLDLAPVLRVPGVEFVNLQYDDCRAELESVEAQLGIRIHRWAGVDLKDDFEAVAALVWHLDLVITAPTAVSSLAGAIGTETWQLDAGTDWTLFGEPRSPWLPAIRAFAREYGTNDWGPVCRRIEQELTIRRSREVVASDTGRA; this comes from the coding sequence ATGATTGCGGCAGTCCCGGCACTGACCGACTTCGATCGCGGCCTTGCCGCGCAGCGATCGGGCGACGTCCAGCGCGCTATTGCGGCGTACCAGCGGACCATCGCCTCGGATCCGCGGCACGCAGCAGCCCATTTCAACTTGGGGCACTTGCTCCGCGCTCAGCAGGATCTTGCCGGGGCCGCGCTGGCGTTCGAGGCTGCCGCGCAACTGCGCCCCTCGGCGGCCGACGCGTGGCTCCACCTCGGTGTCTCACGCGAAGGTCTGGGCCAGCTCGAGCCTGCGATCGCCGCGTACCGCCGGGCGGTGGAACTCGGCGGCACCTTGCGCGGCACTGCGTTGTTCAATATCGGCAATGTGCTCCGCAAGCAGGGGCAGCTGGTGGCCGCCGGTGCCGCGTTTGCCGAAGCGGCGGACGCAGCGCCCCAGGCGGCCGACGTCTGGCTCAATCTGGGCAACGTGCAGCGTGAGCTCGGTCGCCTGACGGATGCCCGAACCTCGCTGCAGCGCGCCATCCAGCTCAAGCCTGACTGGGCTGAGGCCAGCTGGAACCTCGGCCTGGTCGAGTTGGCCGATGGTCGCCTGCCGGAAGGCTGGTCGGGGTATGCACACCGCTGGGCGCGCGCCGGACTGCCTGGGCCGACGGCGCTGCCTTGGGCACATTGGCAAGGAGAGTCGCTCGAAGGCAAACGGATTCTCGGGTGGGGCGAGCAGGGCGTTGGCGATGAGATTCTGTTTGCGACCTGTGTACCGGATCTGGTCGATGCGGGAGCGTCGGTGACGCTCGCGGTCGATCGCAGGCTGGTCAGCCTCTATGCCCGATCGCTGCCGGACGTCGAGGTCGTGGCCCATGGCGAGTGGGGTACGGAGGCGTTCGACTATCAGGCACCGCTCGGTGACCTGCCCGGACGTCTTCGTGCTTCTCGCGCTGCCTTCCGTCCCCGTTGGAGTCAGCTGGTTCCCGCGCCGGCGCAGATCGCCGGCTGGACCGAGCGACTGCGGGCGCTCAGCGGGCCGCTTCGGGTGGGTCTCTGCTGGCGAAGCGGACTGAATACCGGCGAACGCCGTCGCTACTACCCGACGCTGCTCGATCTCGCCCCGGTGCTCCGGGTTCCCGGAGTCGAGTTTGTCAATCTCCAGTACGACGACTGTCGTGCCGAGTTGGAGAGCGTGGAAGCGCAGCTCGGAATTCGGATCCATCGGTGGGCCGGTGTGGATCTCAAAGACGATTTCGAAGCCGTCGCAGCGCTTGTCTGGCATCTCGATCTCGTCATCACGGCTCCTACCGCCGTGAGTTCTCTGGCGGGAGCGATCGGGACGGAGACCTGGCAGCTCGACGCCGGTACCGACTGGACGCTGTTCGGAGAGCCGCGATCACCGTGGCTCCCGGCCATCCGCGCCTTTGCACGCGAGTACGGAACAAACGACTGGGGTCCGGTCTGTCGCCGGATCGAGCAGGAACTGACTATCCGCAGAAGCCGCGAGGTCGTGGCTTCGGACACCGGAAGGGCATAA